GGGGATCTCCACCCGCCATGGGCTTGAGCTGGGCTTCCCCGCTCTGGCGCTCCCGCTCACCCAGCACCAGGGTGTAGGTGGCGCCCACCTTGTCCGCGCGCTTCATCTGGCTCTTGAGGCTGCCTCCGCGCGTGTCCAGCTCCACCCGGAGCCCCTCGCGGCGCAGGCGGCTGGCCAGCACGAGCGCCTCGTCCGCCGAGCCCTCGTCCGCCACGGCGATGAAGAGCTGGGTGGGCTGGGAGAAGCGCTGGCCACTCTCCTGCAGGAGGATGCACAGCCGGTCCAGGCCGATGCCAACGCCCACCGCGGGCACGTCCGGCCCCCCGAGGCTCTTCACCAGCTTGTCGTAGCGGCCCCCGCCGCCCACCGTGCTCGCCGTGCCCAGCACCGGGTGCGCGGCGATGAACTCGAAGGTGGTGCGCGTGTAGTAGTCCAGCCCGCGCATGATGCGGTGGTTGACCTCGTACTTGATGCCCAGCGCCCCCAGCTTGCGCTGCACGTCGCCGAAGTGCGCGCGGCACGGCTCGCACAGGGACTCGAGGATGCTCGGCGCGGCCTGTGCGATCTGCTGGCAGCGCTCCACCTTGCAGTCGAGCACGCGCAGCGGGTTGCGCTCCAGGCGCACCTTGCAGTCCGCGCACAGCTCGTCGACGTGGGCGCGCAGGTGCCCCACCAGCTTCTCCTGGTAGGCGGGCCGGCACGCCTCGTCCCCCAGCGAGTTGATGTTGAGCGACACGTCGCGGAGCCCGAGCGTCTGGAGCAGCTGCACCACCAGGTCGATGATCTCCACGTCCTGGGCGGGCTCCTTCGAGCCGTACGCCTCGGCGCCGATCTGGTGGAACTGACGGTAGCGGCCCGTCTTCATGCGCTCGTAGCGGAACATGGGCCCCATGTAGAACCAGCGCGTGAGCGGCTCCTGGTTCACCACCGAGTGCTCGATGTACGCGCGCGCCGCGGGAGCGGTGCCCTCGGGGCGCAGGGACAGGCTGCGGCCGCCCTTGTCCTCGAAGGTGTACATCTCCTTGCCGACGATGTCGGTCTCCTCGCCCACGCTGCGCACGAAGAGCGCGGTGTCCTCCACCGTGGGGGTGCGCACCTCGCCGTAGCCGAAGCGCGAGAACACGTCGCGCGCCGTGCGCTCCACGTGCTGCCACACCTCCACCTGGCCGGGGAGGATGTCGTTCATGCCCTTGACGCCGGAAATCTTGCTCACGGAATCTCCCCGATGCGCCGACCCATGCGCACCACCGCCTCGGGCTGCAGGCTGTCGTCCCACTTCACCCGGCCCGGCTCGAACAGCAGGATGACGGTGGAGCCCATCTCGAAGCGCCCCAGCTCCCCACCCTTGTCCACCGGAATCCCCGTGTCATAGCGGTGCACCTTGCCGGGCTTGCCCTGGTGCGTGATGACGTCCTCATAGGCCGCCTTGATGCGCGACACGCACGTGGCGCCCACCTTCACCACCGCGCACTGCCCGGCCACCGTGTCCAGATAGGTGACGAGCCGCTCGTTCACGCAGAAGAGCGACTGCTTGTTCTTCACCGAGGCCGGGTTGACGGGCCAGAACTCGCCCGGAATGTAGGCGTAGCCGGTCACCTTGCCCCCCAGGGGAGCGTGGATGCGGTGGTAGTCGCGCGGCGAGAGGTAGATGGTCGTCCACGCACCGCCGTGGAAGGGCCTGGCCGCGGCCTCGTCGCCGAGCAGCTCGCCCACCGTGTAGTGGATGCCCTTGGCCTGCAGCACCCGGCCGTGCTCGGAGTAGCCCACCTGGGACACCGCGCCATCCACCGGGGACACCACCACCTTCTGCCCCGGATCGATGGGGCGCGCGCCGCCCTTGAGCCCGCGGGTGAAGAACTCCGCGAACGTGGGGTAGTGCTCCAGCGTGTGCTCGGCCTCGGCCACGTCCACGTTGTAGAGCCGGGCGAAGGTCTTGATGACGGCCCGGTGCAACGGCGCGGGCGCGGGCAGACGCGTGGCCATCCCCACCGCCGTGGACAGCGCGGACTTGGGGAGCAC
Above is a window of Cystobacter fuscus DNA encoding:
- the hisS gene encoding histidine--tRNA ligase codes for the protein MNDILPGQVEVWQHVERTARDVFSRFGYGEVRTPTVEDTALFVRSVGEETDIVGKEMYTFEDKGGRSLSLRPEGTAPAARAYIEHSVVNQEPLTRWFYMGPMFRYERMKTGRYRQFHQIGAEAYGSKEPAQDVEIIDLVVQLLQTLGLRDVSLNINSLGDEACRPAYQEKLVGHLRAHVDELCADCKVRLERNPLRVLDCKVERCQQIAQAAPSILESLCEPCRAHFGDVQRKLGALGIKYEVNHRIMRGLDYYTRTTFEFIAAHPVLGTASTVGGGGRYDKLVKSLGGPDVPAVGVGIGLDRLCILLQESGQRFSQPTQLFIAVADEGSADEALVLASRLRREGLRVELDTRGGSLKSQMKRADKVGATYTLVLGERERQSGEAQLKPMAGGDPRPVKLAELAQELRASGKPAA
- the asd gene encoding archaetidylserine decarboxylase (Phosphatidylserine decarboxylase is synthesized as a single chain precursor. Generation of the pyruvoyl active site from a Ser is coupled to cleavage of a Gly-Ser bond between the larger (beta) and smaller (alpha chains). It is an integral membrane protein.) gives rise to the protein MNEQTFMKLMQVLPKSALSTAVGMATRLPAPAPLHRAVIKTFARLYNVDVAEAEHTLEHYPTFAEFFTRGLKGGARPIDPGQKVVVSPVDGAVSQVGYSEHGRVLQAKGIHYTVGELLGDEAAARPFHGGAWTTIYLSPRDYHRIHAPLGGKVTGYAYIPGEFWPVNPASVKNKQSLFCVNERLVTYLDTVAGQCAVVKVGATCVSRIKAAYEDVITHQGKPGKVHRYDTGIPVDKGGELGRFEMGSTVILLFEPGRVKWDDSLQPEAVVRMGRRIGEIP